A section of the Streptomyces sp. NBC_01591 genome encodes:
- a CDS encoding amino acid deaminase/aldolase — protein MTARAADRTRYNRATAHLDAPIAVVDLDAFDANADGLVRRAAGKPIRVASKSVRCRTLLERVLARPGFAGIMSFTLAESLWLARAGFEDVLLAYPSADRAALAELAADPKLAAAVTVMVDDHAQLELIDAARAGGREEIRVCLELDTSLQLLGGRVRIGALRSPLRSPAQLAELARSVARRPGFRLVGLMAYEGHIAGVGDSVAGRPLRSRAVRLMQAAGRRELAVRRAEVVRAVRAVAPDLEFVNGGGTGSVQHTAAERAVTEIAAGSGLYVPRLFDNYTSFTARPAALFAHPVVRRPGVGVVTVLGGGYPASGPAGPDRLPVPYLPEGLRYDPQEGPGEVQTPLLGAPADDLLIGDKVWFRHAKAGELCERFDELQLIEGDRVTATVPTYRGEGRTFL, from the coding sequence ATGACTGCCCGCGCCGCTGACCGGACCCGTTACAACCGGGCCACCGCCCATCTGGACGCCCCGATCGCCGTTGTCGATCTCGACGCGTTCGACGCCAATGCCGACGGTCTCGTCCGCCGGGCGGCCGGGAAGCCGATCCGGGTGGCGAGCAAGTCGGTGCGCTGCCGGACCCTGCTGGAGCGGGTGCTCGCGCGGCCCGGCTTCGCCGGGATCATGTCGTTCACGCTGGCGGAGTCGCTGTGGCTGGCACGGGCCGGGTTCGAGGACGTGCTGCTGGCCTATCCGTCGGCCGACCGGGCCGCCCTCGCCGAGCTGGCCGCCGATCCGAAGCTGGCCGCCGCGGTGACGGTGATGGTCGACGACCACGCGCAGCTGGAGCTGATCGACGCGGCGCGGGCGGGTGGCCGCGAGGAGATCCGGGTCTGCCTGGAGCTGGACACCTCGCTCCAGTTGCTCGGCGGCCGGGTCAGGATCGGCGCCCTGCGTTCACCGCTGCGCTCCCCCGCCCAACTGGCGGAGCTGGCACGCTCGGTGGCGCGGCGGCCGGGTTTCCGGCTGGTGGGCCTGATGGCGTACGAGGGTCATATCGCCGGGGTCGGGGATTCGGTCGCGGGCCGGCCGCTGCGCTCCCGGGCGGTCCGGCTGATGCAGGCCGCGGGCCGCAGGGAACTGGCCGTCCGGCGGGCCGAGGTGGTCCGCGCGGTACGGGCGGTGGCGCCGGACCTGGAGTTCGTGAACGGCGGCGGCACGGGCAGTGTGCAGCACACGGCGGCCGAGCGTGCGGTGACCGAGATCGCGGCCGGGTCGGGGCTCTACGTACCGAGGCTGTTCGACAACTACACGTCGTTCACGGCCCGTCCGGCGGCACTGTTCGCCCATCCCGTGGTGCGCCGGCCGGGTGTGGGGGTGGTGACGGTGCTCGGTGGCGGCTATCCGGCGTCCGGGCCCGCGGGCCCGGACCGGCTGCCCGTCCCGTATCTGCCGGAGGGGCTGCGCTACGACCCGCAGGAGGGGCCCGGCGAGGTGCAGACGCCGCTGCTCGGCGCCCCGGCCGACGATCTGCTGATCGGCGACAAGGTGTGGTTCCGGCACGCGAAGGCCGGTGAACTGTGCGAGCGCTTCGACGAGTTGCAGCTGATCGAGGGCGACCGGGTGACCGCGACCGTGCCGACGTACCGGGGCGAGGGCCGTACGTTCCTCTGA
- a CDS encoding DUF2510 domain-containing protein encodes MSNATPPGWYPDAATPGTDRWWDGTAWTPHTRPAATAPQGFGPPEPVATSANGTTATGRGGTRIVALAVAGLVVVGAAVTGAVLLGRDGGGTRPEAGPGGSAPEPIAATDTPSPSGSPAEDDPTALVDQLNGITLPIPDGWEKPGRTVEQVLTMRTVDSYDCPGSSSDFCYHGTVTSRIASATDITSPEELAKQDITTAADSAYEKNIVGDRIHGGITSHKQLDSASVSVAGRAGYQVRWRVDTAKGPGGYVQSLVFPSTIGSESLIIVRYAFDAGPDGPPISLMDTITKGIRPIGDSATSGGAGSSIAP; translated from the coding sequence ATGAGCAACGCGACACCGCCCGGCTGGTATCCGGACGCCGCGACACCCGGCACCGACCGTTGGTGGGACGGCACGGCGTGGACGCCGCACACCCGCCCCGCCGCCACCGCACCGCAGGGGTTCGGGCCGCCCGAGCCGGTCGCCACGTCCGCCAACGGCACCACTGCCACCGGCCGGGGCGGCACCCGGATCGTCGCGCTCGCCGTGGCCGGGCTGGTCGTCGTGGGCGCGGCCGTCACCGGAGCCGTCCTGCTGGGCAGGGACGGGGGCGGTACGCGGCCCGAGGCCGGACCGGGCGGCTCCGCACCGGAGCCCATCGCCGCGACGGACACCCCGTCGCCCAGCGGTTCACCGGCCGAGGACGACCCGACGGCCCTCGTCGACCAGCTCAACGGCATCACCCTGCCGATCCCCGACGGCTGGGAGAAACCCGGCAGGACCGTCGAACAAGTCCTCACCATGCGCACCGTCGACTCCTACGACTGCCCCGGCAGTTCCTCCGACTTCTGCTACCACGGCACGGTGACCAGTCGCATCGCGAGCGCCACGGACATCACCTCTCCCGAGGAGCTCGCCAAGCAGGACATCACCACCGCCGCCGACAGCGCCTACGAGAAGAACATCGTCGGCGACCGGATCCACGGCGGCATCACGTCCCACAAGCAACTCGACTCCGCGTCCGTGAGTGTCGCCGGACGCGCCGGATACCAGGTGCGCTGGCGCGTCGACACGGCCAAGGGGCCCGGCGGTTACGTGCAGTCGCTCGTCTTCCCGTCCACGATCGGCAGCGAGTCGCTGATCATCGTGCGCTACGCCTTCGACGCGGGCCCCGACGGACCGCCGATCTCGCTCATGGACACCATCACCAAGGGGATCCGGCCGATCGGCGACAGCGCGACGAGCGGTGGCGCGGGCAGCTCGATCGCGCCCTGA
- a CDS encoding FadR/GntR family transcriptional regulator, producing MPVLRPVRAGNGFEEALEQILQVIRLGLVPGGGRLPAERDLAELLGISRVTLREVLKVLQDQGLVESRRGRYGGTFVLPRTGSPGEDELRRRITSVDIEDVLRFREVLEAGAAELCAAQGLDGEGADRLRAALTATHEAPLQDYRRRDTLFHLTLAELSGSASLTTQYAAVRATLNDLLDCIPLLVRNLEHSQHQHTSLVEAVLDGDGEAARAVMREHCAGTAALLRGFLA from the coding sequence ATGCCCGTACTGCGGCCCGTCCGGGCGGGGAACGGCTTCGAGGAGGCGCTGGAGCAGATCCTCCAGGTGATCAGGCTCGGACTGGTGCCGGGCGGCGGGCGGCTGCCGGCCGAGCGTGATCTCGCCGAGCTGCTGGGGATCAGCCGGGTCACCCTGCGCGAGGTGCTGAAGGTCCTGCAGGACCAGGGCCTGGTGGAGAGCAGGCGCGGCCGGTACGGCGGCACGTTCGTGCTGCCGCGCACCGGCAGCCCCGGCGAGGACGAGCTGCGCCGGAGGATCACGTCCGTCGACATCGAGGACGTACTGCGCTTCCGCGAGGTGCTGGAGGCCGGGGCGGCCGAGCTGTGCGCCGCGCAGGGGCTCGACGGCGAGGGCGCGGACCGGCTGCGCGCAGCCCTGACGGCGACTCACGAAGCGCCCTTGCAGGACTACCGCAGGCGCGACACCCTGTTCCATCTGACCCTGGCCGAACTCTCCGGGTCCGCGTCGCTGACCACGCAGTACGCGGCCGTCCGGGCCACCCTGAACGACCTGCTGGACTGCATACCGCTGCTCGTGCGGAACCTGGAGCATTCGCAGCATCAGCACACCAGCCTCGTCGAGGCGGTCCTCGACGGAGACGGGGAGGCAGCGCGCGCGGTGATGCGCGAGCACTGCGCGGGCACGGCCGCGCTGTTGCGCGGGTTCCTGGCCTGA
- a CDS encoding LysR family transcriptional regulator, with protein MTGEAHVPLSHRIPDLGALELLLAVARHGSLGRAARDVGVTQPAASSRIRSMERQLGVALLDRSPRGSRLTDAGALVTDWARRIVEAAEAFDAGAQALRDRRDSRLRVAASMTIAEYLLPGWLIALRAERPDTAVSLLAGNSSAVAGRLLVGEADLGFVEGLSVPEGLDGTVIAHDRLVVVVAPSHAWARRLTPLTPQELAATPLILREHGSGTRQVLDAALAVHGGLAQPLLELSSTTAVKGAAESGAGPCVLSELALGEELSSRRLVKVPVAGVRLRRQLRAVWPSGHRPTGPARDLLSLTGRDGR; from the coding sequence ATGACCGGCGAAGCACATGTCCCTCTCTCCCACCGGATCCCCGACCTCGGAGCGCTGGAACTCCTGCTCGCCGTCGCCCGGCACGGCAGCCTGGGGCGCGCGGCCCGGGACGTCGGCGTCACCCAGCCCGCCGCGAGCAGCCGCATCCGGTCCATGGAACGGCAGCTCGGCGTGGCCCTGCTGGACCGTTCACCGCGCGGCTCCCGGCTCACCGACGCGGGCGCGCTGGTCACCGACTGGGCGCGCAGGATCGTCGAGGCGGCCGAGGCGTTCGACGCGGGCGCGCAGGCGCTGCGCGACCGGCGGGACTCCCGGCTGCGGGTCGCCGCGTCCATGACCATCGCCGAGTACCTGCTGCCCGGCTGGCTGATAGCGCTGCGCGCCGAACGGCCGGACACCGCGGTCTCGCTGCTCGCGGGAAACTCGTCGGCCGTCGCGGGCCGGCTGCTGGTCGGCGAGGCCGACCTCGGATTCGTGGAGGGCCTGTCCGTGCCGGAAGGGCTCGACGGCACGGTCATCGCCCATGACCGCCTCGTCGTCGTGGTCGCCCCGTCGCACGCCTGGGCCCGCCGCCTCACGCCCCTCACCCCGCAGGAACTGGCCGCGACCCCGCTGATCCTGCGCGAACACGGCTCCGGCACCCGCCAGGTCCTGGACGCGGCCCTCGCCGTGCACGGCGGCCTCGCCCAGCCGCTGCTCGAACTCTCCTCCACGACCGCGGTGAAGGGAGCGGCGGAGAGCGGTGCCGGGCCGTGCGTCCTGAGCGAACTGGCGCTCGGCGAGGAGCTGTCCTCGCGGCGCCTGGTCAAGGTCCCGGTCGCCGGAGTACGCCTGCGGCGCCAGCTGCGCGCGGTCTGGCCCTCGGGCCACCGCCCGACGGGGCCCGCCCGCGACCTGCTGTCACTGACGGGGCGGGACGGCCGCTAG
- a CDS encoding TDT family transporter, with translation MAIFPQTQQSAVPIPTAERLSSLRYIGPNWYAVVMGTSIVASAGVALPVHVPGLRAACTVVWVLAVLALAAVLAARTGHWIAHRDQARSHLLDPAVAPFYGCLSMALLAVGGSTMVVGQDVIGHRAALALDVVLYTAGTLIGLAAAVAIPYLMVVRHRIEPGTASPVWLLPVVAPMVSAALGPLLVPELPAGQWREAMLLACYAMFGLSLLATLVMLPLIFARLVHQGPLPLALTPTLFLVLGPLGQSTTAVNQLADVAQGAIGAPYASGLGVFAVLYGVPVMGFALLWLALAVAMVVRAARNGMTFGMTWWGFTFPVGTCVTGAGGLARHTGLTAYTWLAVALYVLLVAAWAVAGVRTLRGLFSGALLAAPQAPAPVTARTT, from the coding sequence ATGGCCATCTTTCCGCAGACGCAGCAGTCCGCAGTCCCGATTCCGACCGCCGAGCGGCTGTCTTCCCTGCGGTACATCGGCCCCAACTGGTACGCGGTCGTCATGGGCACCTCGATCGTCGCGAGCGCGGGTGTCGCGCTGCCCGTCCACGTGCCGGGGCTGCGGGCCGCCTGCACGGTGGTGTGGGTGCTCGCGGTGCTCGCGCTCGCCGCGGTGCTCGCGGCCCGTACCGGGCACTGGATCGCCCATCGCGACCAGGCTCGCAGCCATCTGCTCGACCCGGCCGTCGCCCCGTTCTACGGCTGTCTGTCGATGGCACTGCTCGCGGTCGGCGGTTCGACGATGGTGGTCGGGCAGGACGTCATCGGGCATCGGGCGGCGCTCGCCCTGGACGTGGTGCTGTACACGGCGGGCACGCTGATCGGGCTGGCCGCCGCGGTCGCGATCCCGTATCTGATGGTCGTACGCCACCGGATCGAGCCCGGCACCGCGTCGCCGGTGTGGCTGCTGCCGGTGGTGGCGCCGATGGTCTCCGCGGCTCTCGGTCCGCTGCTGGTGCCGGAGCTGCCGGCCGGGCAGTGGCGGGAGGCGATGCTGCTGGCCTGCTACGCGATGTTCGGTCTGAGTCTGCTGGCCACGCTGGTGATGCTGCCGTTGATCTTCGCCCGGCTCGTCCACCAGGGGCCGCTGCCGCTCGCGCTGACGCCCACGCTGTTCCTGGTCCTCGGCCCGCTGGGGCAGTCGACGACCGCGGTCAATCAGCTCGCCGATGTGGCGCAGGGTGCGATCGGGGCACCGTACGCCTCGGGGCTCGGGGTGTTCGCCGTGCTGTACGGGGTGCCGGTGATGGGGTTCGCGCTGCTGTGGCTGGCGCTGGCCGTCGCGATGGTGGTGCGGGCCGCACGGAACGGCATGACCTTCGGCATGACGTGGTGGGGCTTCACCTTCCCCGTCGGTACGTGTGTCACGGGCGCCGGCGGTCTGGCCCGGCACACCGGGCTCACGGCGTACACCTGGCTGGCGGTCGCGCTGTACGTCCTGCTGGTGGCGGCCTGGGCGGTGGCCGGGGTACGGACGCTGCGCGGGCTGTTCAGCGGAGCGCTGCTCGCAGCACCGCAGGCGCCCGCACCAGTGACGGCCCGTACCACGTGA
- a CDS encoding helical backbone metal receptor, which yields MRIVSLVPSLTEAVAVTAPGLLVGATDWCTHPAGLAAARIGGTKNPDVAAVLALRPDLVVANEEENREPDLAALRAAGTEVLVTEVRTLDQAVAELERVLAACGRSRPRWLDEAEAAWAALPPPRAPRRAVVPVWRRPWMVLGRETFAGDLLARLGVENVYADHAERYPRIPLDALNAVGADLVVLPDEPYRFTADDGPEAFPALPAALVDGRYLTWYGPSLVRAPAVLRAALR from the coding sequence GTGCGAATCGTCTCCCTGGTCCCCTCGCTCACCGAGGCCGTCGCCGTCACCGCGCCCGGTCTGCTGGTCGGCGCCACCGACTGGTGCACCCACCCGGCCGGGCTGGCCGCCGCCCGGATCGGCGGGACCAAGAATCCCGACGTGGCCGCGGTTCTCGCGCTCCGGCCCGATCTCGTCGTCGCCAACGAGGAGGAGAACCGCGAACCCGACCTCGCGGCGCTCCGGGCCGCCGGGACCGAGGTGCTGGTCACCGAGGTCCGCACCCTCGACCAGGCCGTCGCGGAGCTCGAACGCGTCCTGGCCGCCTGCGGCCGGTCCAGGCCGCGCTGGCTGGACGAGGCCGAGGCCGCCTGGGCCGCACTCCCGCCGCCACGCGCCCCGCGCCGTGCCGTCGTACCCGTCTGGCGCAGGCCCTGGATGGTGCTGGGCCGTGAAACCTTCGCCGGGGACCTGCTCGCCAGGCTCGGCGTCGAGAACGTCTACGCGGACCACGCCGAGCGCTATCCCCGTATCCCGCTCGACGCACTCAACGCGGTGGGCGCCGACCTGGTGGTGCTGCCCGACGAGCCGTACCGCTTCACCGCGGACGACGGGCCCGAGGCCTTCCCCGCACTGCCCGCCGCGCTCGTCGACGGGCGGTACCTCACGTGGTACGGGCCGTCACTGGTGCGGGCGCCTGCGGTGCTGCGAGCAGCGCTCCGCTGA
- a CDS encoding helix-turn-helix domain-containing protein: protein MDEKEALRVGAAIRRRRRTLGLTLAAVAGRSGLSVPFLSQIENERARPSARSLGRVAEALETTTARLRAAADSARAVDVVRAGEGDGVRRVVRGRHQLSALEFTGELDLGREFQHRNDEVMYVAQGAAEVEAEGQAYRLEQGDTLFLSGGVRHRWRATVPGTRLLVVAVAEHIDATYDPRR from the coding sequence ATGGACGAGAAGGAAGCACTCCGCGTGGGCGCCGCGATCCGCCGCAGGCGCAGAACCCTGGGGCTCACACTGGCCGCGGTCGCCGGCCGCAGTGGCCTGTCCGTGCCGTTCCTCAGCCAGATCGAGAACGAGCGGGCCCGGCCCAGTGCCCGGTCCCTGGGCCGGGTCGCCGAAGCTCTGGAGACCACCACGGCACGGCTGCGCGCGGCCGCGGACTCGGCGCGCGCCGTCGACGTCGTACGGGCGGGCGAGGGCGACGGGGTACGCAGAGTGGTGCGCGGACGCCATCAGCTCAGCGCCCTGGAGTTCACCGGGGAACTCGACCTCGGGCGCGAGTTCCAGCACCGCAACGACGAGGTGATGTACGTGGCGCAGGGCGCCGCCGAGGTGGAGGCCGAAGGACAGGCGTACCGGCTGGAGCAGGGCGACACCCTCTTCCTGTCCGGCGGGGTGCGGCACCGCTGGCGGGCCACGGTGCCCGGCACACGGCTGCTGGTCGTCGCGGTCGCCGAGCACATCGACGCCACCTACGACCCGCGCCGCTGA